In one window of Arachis ipaensis cultivar K30076 chromosome B06, Araip1.1, whole genome shotgun sequence DNA:
- the LOC107604910 gene encoding glyceraldehyde-3-phosphate dehydrogenase A, chloroplastic has protein sequence MASATLSVAKPALQGNGGKGFSEFSGLRNSSSSYLPFSRKTSDDFHSIISFQTSAVGSSGGYRKGVTEAKLKVAINGFGRIGRNFLRCWHGRKDSPLDVIAINDTGGVKQASHLLKYDSTLGIFDADVKPVGEDAISVDGKVIKVVSNRNPANLPWKELGVDLVIEGTGVFVDREGAGKHIQAGAKKVLITAPGKGDIPTYVVGVNADAYSPDEPIISNASCTTNCLAPFVKVLDQKFGIIKGTMTTTHSYTGDQRLLDASHRDLRRARAAALNIVPTSTGAAKAVALVLPTLKGKLNGIALRVPTPNVSVVDLVVQVSKKTFAEEVNAAFRESAEKELNGILSVCDEPLVSVDFRCTDVSSTVDSSLTMVMGDDMVKVIAWYDNEWGYSQRVVDLADIVANSWK, from the exons ATGGCTTCGGCTACACTTTCTGTAGCCAAACCAGCTCTTCAG GGAAATGGTGGGAAGGGGTTCTCTGAATTCTCTGGCCTCCGCAACTCATCATCTAGCTACCTTCCTTTCTCTAGGAAGACTTCAGATGACTTCCACTCTATCATTTCATTCCAGACATCTGCA GTTGGAAGCAGTGGAGGATACAGGAAAGGTGTGACGGAAGCGAAGCTGAAGGTGGCCATAAACGGTTTTGGCAGGATTGGAAGGAACTTCTTGAGGTGCTGGCACGGCCGCAAAGACTCTCCTCTGGATGTCATTGCCATCAATGACACCGGAGGCGTCAAGCAGGCCTCTCACCTTCTCAAGTATGACTCCACCCTTGGCATATTCGACGCCGACGTTAAGCCTGTCGGTGAGGATGCCATCTCCGTTGACGGAAAGGTCATCAAAGTTGTCTCCAACCGCAACCCTGCTAACCTTCCCTGGAA GGAATTGGGAGTTGACTTGGTGATTGAAGGAACTGGGGTGTTCGTGGACAGAGAAGGTGCAGGGAAGCACATTCAGGCGGGAGCCAAGAAGGTACTGATCACAGCCCCAGGCAAAGGTGACATCCCAACCTATGTAGTTGGTGTCAATGCTGATGCTTACAGCCCAGACGAACCCATCATCAGCAACGCTTCTTGCACCACTAACTGCCTTGCTCCCTTCGTCAAGGTCCTTGACCAGAAATTCG GTATCATCAAGGGAACCATGACCACCACTCACTCCTACACCGGAGACCAAAGGCTTCTTGACGCCAGCCACCGCGACCTCAGGCGCGCGAGGGCGGCAGCGCTGAACATCGTGCCGACCTCAACCGGAGCGGCCAAGGCGGTGGCGCTTGTGTTGCCGACACTTAAGGGAAAGCTGAACGGAATTGCATTGCGTGTACCAACGCCAAACGTGTCCGTCGTTGACCTCGTTGTTCAGGTGTCAAAGAAGACGTTCGCGGAGGAAGTCAACGCTGCGTTCAGAGAGAGCGCGGAGAAGGAGCTTAACGGCATCCTCTCAGTGTGTGATGAACCACTTGTCTCCGTTGATTTCAGGTGCACCGACGTTTCATCTACCGTTGACTCTTCGTTGACCATGGTCATGGGTGATGACATGGTGAAGGTTATTGCTTGGTATGATAATGAGTGGGGTTACTCACAAAGGGTTGTGGATTTGGCTGACATTGTTGCAAACAGCTGGAAGTGA